DNA from Sorangium aterium:
GCGACGGAGTTCGTGATCGGCACGGCGCCTGGCAACCAGCTCATCCTGACCGACCGGGCGGTGTCGCGGCACCATTGCGTGATCTCGGTCACCCCGCGCGGGTTCTTGCTCCGCGATCTCGGCAGCAAGAACGGCACGACCCTCTCCGGCTTCCGCGTCGAGGCGGCCTATCTCCTGCCGGGCGCCTCGCTCGGGGTCGGGCAGTCCACGCTCCGCTTCGAGCCGCTGGCCGAGGAGATCCGCGAGCCGCTCGGCGACGAGGAGCGGTACGGCCGGGTGCTCGGGCAGAGCGCGGCGATGCGCCGCATCTTCGGGGCGCTGCCGCGGATCGCCGCGTCGGACTCGACGGTGCTGATCGAGGGCGAGACGGGCACGGGCAAGGGCCTGCTCGCCGAGGCGATCCACGAGAGCAGCCCGCGCGCGGGGGGGCCGTTCGTCGTGATCGACTGCGGATCCATCCCGCCGACGCTCATCGAGGCCGAGCTCTTCGGGCACGCGAAGGGGGCGTTCACGGGCGCCCAGGCGGCGCGCGCCGGCGCCTTCGAGGCGGCGCGGGGCGGCACCGTGCTGCTCGACGAGATGGGCGAGCTCCCCCTCGACATGCAGCCGAAGCTCCTGCGCGTGCTCGAGGAGCGGCAGATCCGGCGCATCGGCACGATCGAGCCGACCAAGCTCGATATCCGGGTCATCGCGACGACCAACCGCGATCTCCGCCAGGAGGTGAATCGCGGAAATTTCCGGTCGGATCTGTACTACCGGCTCAACATCGTCCGCCTCCGCGTCCCCGCGCTGCGGGAGCGCCCCGACGACATCGCGCTGCTCACCGCGCATTTCTACCGGCAGCTCGCGCAGGGGCAGGACCAGAGCCCCCCGGGCGAGCTGCTCGAGGCCTTCATGCGGCAGGACTGGCCGGGCAACGTGCGCGAGCTCCGCGGCGCTGTGGAGCGCGCGGTGCTGATGATCGATCCCGCGCTGTTCCGCGAAGCCGTGATGGGCTCCGAGGGGGCGGAGAGCGGCTCTCCGGCGCTCCCGGCGCCCCGGGACGACGAGCTCAGCCTGTCGTTCCGCGAGGCGAAGGAGCGCGCCGTGGCGCGCTGGGAGCGCACGTTCCTCACGGCGCTCGTGCGCGCGAACGGCGGCAATCTGTCGCGCGCCGCCCGCGCGGCGCGGATGGACCGCAGCCACCTGCGCGAGCTCCTCCAGCGGCACGGCGTCTCGGCCACGGAGGCGTGACCGCCGGGCCCGCGGGGCAGCGCCGGAGGCGGCCCACCCCGTCGGACCCCCGAGGGCAGCGCCAGAGCGCGCCCTCTTGCTGGTTTTACTGATTGGCCTTCTGCCGGTTCTCTCCCTTGAGCTCCTTGGCCTTCCCTTCGGCGGCCATCTGCTCATTGTCGACCAGCTTGCCGACTCGGTTCTTGAGCGCGCCGGCGGCCTCCTCGAGCGCTCCCTTCGCGCGCTCCTCCGCCTTGGCGTCCTCCTTTTGCACCTTTCCTCGGAGCTCCTTGGCGCGGCCCTCCGCTTCCATCTGCTCGTCGCCGAGCAGCTGACCGAGGCCCTTCTTGATCTTGCCGCCCAGCTCCTCGGCGGCCCCCTCATTGCGATCGCTCGTGTTGCTCATTGCTTCCTCCTCGTGGCGTGGCCTCCGCAGAGCCTCTCTGCGGCGCGCCGCCGCCGTTGACCTGGCATTGGCAACCTCCGGATGTAGCAACCGGTGCGCCATCGCAGGGCAAACGGTCTTTTCGAGGGCGCGGAAGGGGGATTGGGGCAGGCTACCTCGCCCGCGCTCTGTCTCTCGGCTCGTCTGAGGCAATACGCCACGCGGCGGCCAAGCAAGCAGTCCCACGGTCCGACCGGACGATCCCCGCTCTCCTGGGGGCCGCACCGCGCCGCGGTCGGATTTCGCGCTGGATCGCGGTGACGCGAGCGCTCTGTCCGTGGCGTTCAGCTCGGCTGCGCGTCTGTGGAGAGCCGGGACTCCACGGCATGGCGCGGCGCTTGCTGAACAGCCTGCATAGCAACGAGGAGCGCTTCGCTCCTTTCTGGGAGGTTCATCATGTCATTCATCCTCTTTCTCCTGTTTGGCCTCGTCGTCGGTGCTCTGGCGCGCCTCATCGTTCCTGGACGTGAGCCGGGCGGGTGGGTCATCTCGATGATCATCGGCGTGGTCGGCTCCTTCATCGGCGGGCTGCTCGGCCGCATGTTGTTCATGTACCGTGAGGGGGAGCCGGCCGGCTTCTTCATGTCCCTCATCGGCGCCATCCTGCTGACCGCCGGCTATCAGGCGATCGCGCGGCGCCGTACGGTGGTATGAGCCGGCCGAGCGATCCCCGCTCGAGGCGCCACGCCCGATACCGGCCCACGGCGCTGGAGGAAGGAGCTCCCGAACCGCTCCCGCGATCTGTAACGCGCGGGAGCACCTCGGGCCGCGAGCAGGAGGCGCGGAGGAGGCGCTGCGGTCCGTGAGCGAGAGCTCGGCTCAGGCGGCGCGCGCTCTCCTCGCGCTCGGCGGGCTGAGGGGCCCTGCTCGTCGCACGGCTCACCCCCAGGGTCGTACGACGAGCAGGGCCTTCGGCGGCCTGTCGCGCTCGGTCCGGCGCCGGCGCCGCGATTCCGCCGGCGCCGCGCCCGCTCGCCGGGTAACGCTTGACGCCGCAGGAGGCTTTGGGCTTGCTAGCGGGCTCCGCGCTTTTGCCCAAGGTCCTGGCCATGTCGTTCTCGATCCTGCCCCCGCCGATCACGCCCCTCGCCGCGATCCTGCCGTCCGAGCCGCTGCTGCTCATGGGCGCCGGTCCGGTGCCCATCCCGCAGGCGGTGGCCCAGGCGAACGGGGTCATCATCAATCACCTCGGCCCCACCATGGACCGCGTCATCCAGAACGTGAAGTACATGGCGGCCTATGCGTTCCAGACGCGCAGCGACAAGATCCTCGGCATCGCCGGGCCCGCGTCCGCGGCGATGGAGATGGCCGTGGCGAACCTGTGCTGGCCCGGGCGGAAGGTCCTTTGCCTGAAGGTGGGGACGTTCAGCGGGCGCCTCGGCGAGATGGCGCTCGGCGTGGGCGCCGATGTCACCTACCTCGAGGGGCCGCCCGGGCGGCCCGTGTCGCTCGCGGACGTGCGGGAGGCGCTGAAGAAGCAGCGCTACGACGTGGTCACGATGGCGCACGGCGAGACGTCCTGCGGCGTCCGCATGGTCGAGCTGCCGGAGATCTGCAGGCTCGCGAAGACGCAGGGCGCCCTCACGATCGTCGACGCGGTGGTCACGCTCACGGCCATGCCGGTGCACATGGACGAGTGGGGCATCGACGTCGGCATCGTCGGCGGGCAGAAGGCGCTGTCGTCGATCCCGGGCGTCTCGGCCTGCGCCTTCTCACAGGACGCGTGGAAGGTCGTCGAGGAGCGCCCCCTGCCGCGCCCGCACTGGTGCTACGACGCCACGCGCGCGCAGCGGTTCTGGGGCTACCAGCAGTACCACTACACGGCGCCGGTGCCGGGCGTGCTCGCGCTGCACGAGGCGCTGCGCCTCGTCTGCGAGGAGACGCTCGAGCGGCGGTTCCGTCGCCACGAGATGAGCTCTCTGGCCATGCAGGCGGGCATCGAGGCCATGGGGCTCGAGCTGTTCGCGTCGAAGGACGTGCGCCTCAACAGCGTGCTCGCCATCAAGCTGCCGACCGGCGCCGATAGCGCGCGGATCCGCGAGTACATGACCAAGGCCTTCCGCGTCGAGATCTCGGGCGCCTTCGGCCTCAACATCGTGCGTGTGGGCCAGATGGGCGAGCAGTGCCGCTCGCACAACCTGTTCAAGACGCTCTACGCGATGGGCATGAGCTTCCAGCGAGAGGGCGTGAAGCTCGACGTCGCCAAGGGAATGGCCGCGCTCGAGCAGGGGCTGGCGGGCGATCGCGAGTACTTCGTCGACTAGCTCTGCCCGACGGAGGCGCGGTCCCGGATGGCCGGACCTCCGCGCCGCGTCGCGGCGGCGAGGGCTGGCTCGCGGCGCTTGCCGGCGTCGATCCGGCTCCGATGCGCGTCGAGCAGGTCGCTGCGCGTCAGGATCCCGAGGACCTTGCGGGGGGCCTGCCTGGACACGACAGGGAGCCTCCCCACGCCCTCGGTGACCATGTGATCGGCGGCTTCGCGAAGGGAGCTGTCCTCGAACACCACGGCGGGCGGCCGCCGGACCAGGTGGCGGATCGAGATGGTACCGGCCTGCTCGGTGAGCACGTCGCGCTGGGTGACCACACCGACGAGCTCCCCCCGGCCGTCCACGACCGGGAAGCCCTGGTGGCGGGAGCCCGCCGCCTGCGACAGCAGAAAGGCGCGGGCCGTCTCGACCGTATCTTCGGCGGCGAGCGTGACGGCGGGGCGCGAGGCGGCCTCGCCCGCGGTGATCTGCGCCAGGTGATCGGCCGCGTACTCGACCGTCACGCGCGCGCCGCGGCGGGCGATCTTCTCCGTCATGATGGAGTGCCGCATCAGCAGGCTGGAGACGAGGAAGGCCGCGCTGCAGCCGCCGAGCAGCGGCAGGAGCCCCATGGGCTGCCGGGTCGTCTCGAAGGCGAAGACGACGGACGCGAGGAGCGCCCGGGACGCGCCCGCGAAGATCGCCGCCATCCCGACGAGCCCGGCGACGCGAGGGTCCACGCCGAGCCCGGGGAGGAGCGCGGCCGCGGCCAGGCCGAGGATCGCGCCGAGCCCGCCGCCGATGGTGAAGAGCGGCGCGAGCGTCCCGCCCGAGGTGCCGCTGCCGAGCGCGATCGACCAGGAGATGAACTTGAACAGCGAGAGCGACACGAGCGCGGCGAGCGCCAGGCGGCCGCTCAGGATGTCGTCGATGTTGCTGTACCCGACCCCCAGCGTCCGCGGCGCGAAGGCGCCCACGACGCCGATCGCGACGGCGCCGATCGCCGGCCACCACATCCAGTGGAGCGGCAGCCGCTCGAACGCCTCCTCGATCGCGTAGATCGCGCGGGTCGCGCCCATCGCCGCGAGGCCGAGCGCCGCGCCGAGCACGATGTAGAAGGCGAGCGCGGGGCCGGTCGAGGGCGCCACGGCAGGCATCTCGAACGCGGGCGCGGTGTGGCCTGCGACCAGGCGGGCTGCGGTCGCCGTGGTCGCGGCGAGGGCGACGGGGATCACCGACCGCGGGCGGTACTCGAAGAGCAGGAGCTCGATCGCGAGCAGCACGGCCGCCACCGGGCTGCCGAAGGTCGCCGACATGCCCGCCGCCGCGCCCGCGGCGAGCAGCGTCTTGCGCTCGTCCGCGGTGATCCGCAGCAGCTGCCCGACCAGCGAGCCGAGCGCGC
Protein-coding regions in this window:
- a CDS encoding GlsB/YeaQ/YmgE family stress response membrane protein — translated: MSFILFLLFGLVVGALARLIVPGREPGGWVISMIIGVVGSFIGGLLGRMLFMYREGEPAGFFMSLIGAILLTAGYQAIARRRTVV
- a CDS encoding chloride channel protein → MGPTLEDLRVPPPSAAVDRRVVLVSGLAIALGGVAFLAAELLTTLIAIITNLAFFGRLSAAPASPAEHNLGLLVLVVPIAGALVVGVMARYGSQAIRGHGIPEAMEQVLFNQSRIPPRMTLLKPLSAAIAIGTGGPFGAEGPIIATGGALGSLVGQLLRITADERKTLLAAGAAAGMSATFGSPVAAVLLAIELLLFEYRPRSVIPVALAATTATAARLVAGHTAPAFEMPAVAPSTGPALAFYIVLGAALGLAAMGATRAIYAIEEAFERLPLHWMWWPAIGAVAIGVVGAFAPRTLGVGYSNIDDILSGRLALAALVSLSLFKFISWSIALGSGTSGGTLAPLFTIGGGLGAILGLAAAALLPGLGVDPRVAGLVGMAAIFAGASRALLASVVFAFETTRQPMGLLPLLGGCSAAFLVSSLLMRHSIMTEKIARRGARVTVEYAADHLAQITAGEAASRPAVTLAAEDTVETARAFLLSQAAGSRHQGFPVVDGRGELVGVVTQRDVLTEQAGTISIRHLVRRPPAVVFEDSSLREAADHMVTEGVGRLPVVSRQAPRKVLGILTRSDLLDAHRSRIDAGKRREPALAAATRRGGPAIRDRASVGQS
- a CDS encoding sigma 54-interacting transcriptional regulator, producing the protein MASEPKIHPSAETALLKVRSKEIAFSRFRVQVTAGPDAGASQTSDATEFVIGTAPGNQLILTDRAVSRHHCVISVTPRGFLLRDLGSKNGTTLSGFRVEAAYLLPGASLGVGQSTLRFEPLAEEIREPLGDEERYGRVLGQSAAMRRIFGALPRIAASDSTVLIEGETGTGKGLLAEAIHESSPRAGGPFVVIDCGSIPPTLIEAELFGHAKGAFTGAQAARAGAFEAARGGTVLLDEMGELPLDMQPKLLRVLEERQIRRIGTIEPTKLDIRVIATTNRDLRQEVNRGNFRSDLYYRLNIVRLRVPALRERPDDIALLTAHFYRQLAQGQDQSPPGELLEAFMRQDWPGNVRELRGAVERAVLMIDPALFREAVMGSEGAESGSPALPAPRDDELSLSFREAKERAVARWERTFLTALVRANGGNLSRAARAARMDRSHLRELLQRHGVSATEA
- a CDS encoding CsbD family protein — its product is MSNTSDRNEGAAEELGGKIKKGLGQLLGDEQMEAEGRAKELRGKVQKEDAKAEERAKGALEEAAGALKNRVGKLVDNEQMAAEGKAKELKGENRQKANQ
- a CDS encoding pyridoxal-phosphate-dependent aminotransferase family protein gives rise to the protein MSFSILPPPITPLAAILPSEPLLLMGAGPVPIPQAVAQANGVIINHLGPTMDRVIQNVKYMAAYAFQTRSDKILGIAGPASAAMEMAVANLCWPGRKVLCLKVGTFSGRLGEMALGVGADVTYLEGPPGRPVSLADVREALKKQRYDVVTMAHGETSCGVRMVELPEICRLAKTQGALTIVDAVVTLTAMPVHMDEWGIDVGIVGGQKALSSIPGVSACAFSQDAWKVVEERPLPRPHWCYDATRAQRFWGYQQYHYTAPVPGVLALHEALRLVCEETLERRFRRHEMSSLAMQAGIEAMGLELFASKDVRLNSVLAIKLPTGADSARIREYMTKAFRVEISGAFGLNIVRVGQMGEQCRSHNLFKTLYAMGMSFQREGVKLDVAKGMAALEQGLAGDREYFVD